aaattagtatcctaataggatttcaaatccttttccataactctataaataggtgcctagggtcacatatttatatcgagcattcaagtattcaaagtgagtttttgagagaaaaattcagtcacacatttgcctataaagtgccgagaataatagtaccttaagggcgattctagttggtcaatcttaaggcggatccggacgtgctgtggactatctacggagggacgacacttggagtcctaaagacttgttcttgtttggttcgggcgcagctagggaaggcacgcaacaaagagtatgcatctaaactatgctaaatgattatgtgtaaataatatgttttcctggctttatggtttttccgcatgatttatgaattgtcatatgtatcataacctaacatacgatcccaaacatgattaaaagacgttataaaatacgtacctttcttgacaagaaatgaccgtcaagcccgaacgcttgggggctcgaaagaaaatatatactccaatgAAGAGTGTGCGAAGTTAAAATCATATCCCTGGAatacgctatacacagtcccgtgtttggataatctcaaagagAAACAGATTTCGACCTCAGaataaaggtcgccgttgatacttgtacatggtcctctgatcaaaaaccaagtggtggcaaaattgagccttaaagactagctcaaaaccatgaaagaagatgaccacaagacaatggtccgtctaaacacgttgtcgacccacattcaggttgcaactaaatccgagcatcccttgaaagaattcgctcctacaagaatgaataaaaggaaattctcaaaagaaatcacaatgaacaaaagaaataggaacttgcccatcttcagccggcaagatcgcgtcacgaaccacgcgagttccaaattgaaaaaacgaattcagggacgtccaccctcagcggacaggtctcgcccaccttcagcgggcggggtctgcgtcactagccgcgcaggtcctcagttttcgaaaaatcttcaaaaacaaaaaacaggctcgccatcttcggtcggcggggtctacgtcacaaaccgcgtaggtccttattttcaaaaaaccacAAACAGATTtcgaaatagattcgtccacttctatcggacggggtatccaccctcagcggacaggctcgccatctttagccggcggggtctgcgccactatccgcgcaggtccttagtcgccgtagcgataacttttttcggttttccctttttccaaaaattaaaggatcggttttccctttttccaaaattaaaggattggttttccgtttttccaaaaaagaacgatgtgccggattttccttcgttttacgtcccataaaaacaagggggttttctcgtttagctaaccctgaaaatgagaatctttaaaagcgttttacctcgtgattgggcttggccaggcccaattacactttatagctttgatttcgaaaacatctgtagctacttccaatgacaaagtgagggagtttctacacatctttagatacttccaatgacaaagtgagggagtttctatactatccgttgacaaatcccaatgacacgtgagggatatgtcgacacgtgagggatatgtcgacacttcaagtgatgacccttaagtcaaatgttatcactcgggggctcgtgagaccctcgcaaaacaagtcacatacactatggcttgtatgacgcactccgtccagtgcTTTGACCAttgtctcatcccgagactcagtcaaagtgggggctaactgtagacacctacttttgtccccattcccgaaagggaaggttcgatgatgagaacataaatctacacttggcaacgcatctcctataaaataacgaatcttaatcacccttttcatttcaaccaaaactgctatttatagaaacatgctaaaaatagtaactgccataacgggtagttgctaaaagtggcaagacataaaagatagaaacctgtcagaattaggtgttgcactccgacataaatcctaaaagagataaaatttgcaagaggaatcctgttcctagtataattcgaaaataagagttacgtattaattaaaatcctaacgaacctagagttcgtaacgggcccagacgcattccgtcataaagttaatacgcactaaaagactcggataagtctcaaagactccgtattccacgagtccaaatctgacaaggaaatacggcccagaccctattttcaacgcctggctctgggcgccgaaatctttggcgcccagccctgggcgctgaaattacttgggtacgtgttctctcctaattcttcttggattagtactctaaaattctatctttccacgaactctttcctataaatacagctccaaattcgacgtgaacacaacacacaattcatattctgagtattgactccaacccctaagcctaagcttcacgctgcgaaattaatcccgcgttctgtcgcaatcgatccaaaaatcgaacagaacgtatcatgtccttattagctgaagaattaagcccggaaacttgagattcgttaaaaaaaaggagaaatagcaaagccaaagtggttagttttctgagaaccgtgacgcacctctcaagggtgtgtcgtaatgtgtcccttcgcatgatttaatcgctttcctcgcccttttataaaactgttaaactattaaatctgattgttctatcacgcctaataaagataatatcttgggaaattgaactatcatgctaggtcccttaaatcaatctaaacaagataatcacgatcgatctagtactatgtgttgcatattgctaaaatcaattcagattagtttaagagttaacgcatgtcccttcaattatttatgctgagctagtaaggatatcctgcctctggagttatcgaagagcgagtactcctctcggtagttacagtcccccgaaccctcaatctctaccttgcgggtgtacgttgagagatccccacaccagggatcacaagggaatctatggccgtcgtggttaaacataattgcactccctttatgtcacgataaccgggttttgtcagtttttctcattgtccttaaaaactgaatggcgactcctatattactagtcaattgggtgtaaactcacaggaaatccaattacacttgatttgacaaaaagaaacgtcacgcccacgagggacgaggtcacgcattagcctcgtgctttttcgaccccctcacaatgctCAGGTTATTCAACGCATGCTTAGTGGCTTCCAACTCTTTTCTAATACTACTAGATTACAAGTCAACTATGCCAAGTCTTCCATCTATTGATGTGGTATGGATGATAGCTATGTCCAGAATATCATTAGTATTTCTGGTTTCCAGGTTGGTACTCTTCCTTTCAAGTATTTGGGTGTGCCTATTAGCCCTTGGAAGCTCAAAGCCAGTGACTATGAGTCATTGGTGGATAAAATGGTGGCAAGAATTAAGATGTTGAGTTCTAGACATATCTCATTTGCAGGAAGATCCCAACTCATTCACTCAGTCCTTATGAGCATCAGTGTCTACTGGTGCCAAATCTTCATCTTTCCAAAAGCTGTCCTTCACAAAATCAATGCAATTTGTAGATATTTCCTCTGGTTTGGCACATATGATGACAGCAAAACAAGGTCTGTGACATGGGACAAGGTGTGCCAGCCAAATTGTCAAGGTGGTCTTGGATTTCGAAATATTAAGCTTTGGAACCAAGCTGCTGTGGGTAAACAAGTGTGAGGTATAGCTAACAAACAAGACAACCTATGGGTGAAATGGATTCACACTGTGTATGTGAAAACAAAATATGGGTGGAGTTCACTGCCCCTGCAGTTGCAAGATGGGTGGTGAAATATGTATGTTCTGTAAAAGAAAGTTTCAACAATTTTCTCCATTCTTCTCAGTGGATGATCTCCCCTAACTACTCCATCAAGAAAATGTATGAAGCAATTTATGGCAATAACACCAGGGTCAGATGGTGTCATTTGGTCTGGAATAGACTTTCAATTCCTAAACACATATTTACTTTGTGGCTAGCCATGCATGACAGGCTAAAAACAAAGGCTAGGTTGTACAAGATTGGTGTTGGGAATGATAAATTATGTCCTATCTATAACTGTGCTGAAGAAACTGTTATTCATCTGTACTTTAATTGTGCTTATGGGAAGGCTTGTCTTTCCATCATGCTGGGATGGTTAGAGATACATTGCACCAAGACTCACCTGTACCAGGTGTTAATCTGGTTAAGGACAAACCGCAAAGGTGATTTCAGGAAGAAGGTTGCCTATACTGCTATAGCTGCCCTTACCTACTGCATTTGGGGAGCAAGGAACTTTGTTGTTTGGGAGCTTCAAGTTCCTACTGTCATGCATACAGTGCATCAGGCTCAGGCTGATGTGAAAGGAAGAATCCAGAACCTGTTAGGAGCTGAAGTGAAGAGTACAGACAGAGAGTGGGTTTACTCATTGTAAAGCTCTAGAGAGCTTCCTGTGTTGTTTTGTTGTGGTTCATTCTGTTTGTTTTTTAGGCTTTGGCCTTGATGTTGCTTAGTGGTGAAAGAATTCTCCCCCTCAACTAGGCTTTAATAGTTGTTGATGATTAATCTATATTCACTTACtttccggaaaaaaaaaaaactactatGGGCCCTTGCTAATGCACAAGATTTCTATAAATTAgataacaaataaaataatgcattagattttttttaaacacTTACTTTGTACATTATAAtagtaataacataaataaggagtaattataaaatatacttTTTTTGAATGATGCTAGATAATTGAAATGTTGCTAGACGCCTAAGATAAAATGTCATATTCTAATAAAGTAACTTATTAAAAAGTTGTTGCCAATTGACTTTTCTAGGTATAtcatttgaattttgatttactATATTAAGCTACTTTGAGGAA
This genomic stretch from Spinacia oleracea cultivar Varoflay chromosome 3, BTI_SOV_V1, whole genome shotgun sequence harbors:
- the LOC130469602 gene encoding uncharacterized protein, producing the protein MGEMDSHCVCENKIWVEFTAPAVARWVVKYVCSVKESFNNFLHSSQWMISPNYSIKKMYEAIYGNNTRVRWCHLVWNRLSIPKHIFTLWLAMHDRLKTKARLYKIGVGNDKLCPIYNCAEETVIHLYFNCAYGKACLSIMLGWLEIHCTKTHLYQVLIWLRTNRKGDFRKKVAYTAIAALTYCIWGARNFVVWELQVPTVMHTVHQAQADVKGRIQNLLGAEVKSTDREWVYSL